In Bernardetia litoralis DSM 6794, the genomic window GAAGGGGAAGTAGAAAGACCTTACAACAAGAAAAATTCTGCTAAGTACAACCAAAGAAGTACAAAACCAGTAGAGTCAATGATGTGGAAAAATAAATTTTAGATTTTTACAACAAATCAAAGAAAAAATCCGTTTGGTAGGAAAATTTAGAAATACTTTTATCAAAATATAAATATTAAAAATACGTTGTTTTATCGTAATTCGTAATTTTTAATTCGTAATTAATAAACTTATGCAAAACGAAGGATATTCAGCAGAAGCTATCAAAACTATTAGAGATAAAGCTCTAAAAGAAGGACGTGATTTTGTTATTAATGATGACATTGAGCGCACTCCTGAGTCAGTTTGTTTTTATTTTATTGGAGAATACAAAGGCAATGCAGTTGTTTTTGATGCGTGTTTGTTTGCGCTACGTGTAGAGTACGAAATGGCAGTTTTTTCTTTGGCAGAAGAGCGTGTTGCTGATACTTTTCCAGATTTTCATTTAGAAACTGAAATGGAAAATGAAGAGTCTGAAGCAATGGAATATTTCGATGAAAAAGTAGCCGAAATCGAAATAAATGAAGAGATACAAGTAAGTGAATATATTGATTTTGACGAAGCTGTTCAATATGGTGTAGGCTTAGATATTTGTTTGAAAGTGAAAGAAGTAACAGATGATACAGTTGCTAAATTTATTTCTAATTTTAATAAAGGGACATTCAAATTAGACCCTAAAGATTATACATTTAGATTAGAAGAATTTGGAGAATAAAACTGTATAACAGATTCTTTGGTCTGTTAAAAAATAATTAACCTATCATTTTTAGTAAAAAGTGATAGGTTTTTTTTGTTCTAAAAAGAGTTTAACTTTGTGTTGTATTACTTCTAACTTCAGACCTCTAACTTCAAAATTTTATTTATGCTTCTCGCTCCTTCTATTCTCGCTTCAGATTTTGCCAACCTTCAAAGTGAGGTTGAAATGCTCAATAAAAGTCAAGCTGATTGGATTCATATTGATATTATGGACGGTGTTTTTGTCCCTAATATTTCATTTGGTATTCCTGTTTGTAAAGCCATTGCCAAACACGCCAAAAAACATTTAGATGTACATTTGATGATTGTCAATCCTGAAAATTACGTAGAAAACTTTGCTCGTGCTGGTGCAAATACGATTTCTGTTCATATTGAAGCCTGTCAGCATTTGCATAGAAATCTTCAACAAATTCGTAATTTGGGGTGTCAAGCAGGAATTGCAGTAAATCCTCATACTTCTATTTCTCAATTAGAAAATGTAATTGAAGAAACTGATTTAGTATGTTTGATGTCAGTTAATCCAGGGTTTGGAGGACAAAAATTTATCGAACAAACCTATAAAAAAGTAAGTGAATTAAAAGAACTTATCTTAAAAACAGGCTCAAAAGCTCTTATTGAAATTGATGGAGGTGTAAATGCAGATAATGCAAAAAAACTTGTTGATGCAGGTGCTGATGTATTGGTAGCTGGTAGTTTTGTGTTTTCTTCGTCTGACCCAATGGAAACAATTAGTAATATCAAACATATTTCGTAGAGAATGCGCTTTATGGTTTAAAAATAACCTTCAAATGCTAACAAATACAATAATTTTGATTATTTTTAATTGAAAATGAAATTTCTATGTTTTTTTTTCAACTAACTTTCAAAATAAGATGCTGAAAATATTTGTAGCATTGCTTTCATTAATACTTTACTGTTGTTGGTGTCTCCACTAACGACATAATTAAACTCAAAAAACTATGCTTTTCGACAGATTAAAAAACATTGTACGTTCTACTGCAAATGATTTTTTAGAAAAAAATGGACTCTCAGATGATGAATATACAAAAGCAATTGATGATGAATATGAAAAAGAATTTGGTTCATTAGGAAATAATGATACAAATTATTCTTCTTCCAATTTTGATACAGAATATGAATTCGAAGCTCCAAAAGTAAACCCAAAAGAACGAATTTATTATCATACTTTAGGATTAGAACAAGGTGCTTCTTTTGAGCAAGTCAAAACAGCTTATAAAAAACTGATGAAGGCGTATCACCCAGACCGTCATCAAGCAGATCCAAAAAAACAGCATTGGGCTGTTGAGCAATCTCAAAAAGTAAATGAAGCATATGCTTTTTTAGAGAAAAAATTTGGTAAATAATAATTAAAATATAATTTGAAGATGTAAATTGAAGTAGATTTGAAGGTTTTTAAAAGAAATCAAAAACTATTGCTAATTTTATAACGTTTGCAAAGGATAAAACCTTTTTTATAAATTTATTAAATAGAGGTAAAAAGAAACTGCTCTTCTTGAAGTTTGATTTATAGTTAATTTATATTTAGTAGTTTTAATTCGTAATCCGTAATTTTTAATTGTTCCTTAGTTGTTATTTTATATGTGGATATTTTTTAAACGCCTTTTCAGAATTGGAAAAACTAAAGCACATTCTAAACTTGATAAAGTAGAAGACCCAGTTGCGCTTACAGAACAATCAATCAAGGATTTGAAACAAGACCTTGCTGAAAGCATGAAAAGTCTTGCCGAAATGAAAGCCTTAGCAATTCGTACAAAAAGAGATGTTAATAAAGAGCACCGAGCAGCAAATCAATACGAACAACGAGCAATGCAGTTTTTAACAAAAGCTGAAAAAGGAGATATTACAGAACAAGAAGCTGACAATTATGCAATAAAAGCACTTGCTCAAAAAGACCAAATATTGAGAGTTTCTTCTGCAAATGAACAAAATTTGCGTGCCTATGAAAATATGATTCGTAAGTTAGAAATTGATATTCAAAAAATTCGTACGCAAATAAATACATGGGAAGGCGAACTCAAAACTCTAAAAGTGCGCTCACGTCTTTCTGAAACAAGCCGTCGCCTAAATGAGCGCATGTCTTCGATTAGTAACAGCAGTATGAGCAATATGCTAGAAGACATGAAAACGAAAGTAGAAGAACAAGAAGCTCTCGCTCAATCCTATGAAGATGTCGGTAATTTGAGTGATGGTGTTGATGATGAAGTAGATAAAGTTTTGGGTAAAAGTGCAGTAGCATTACCTAATTTGCCCTCTCCACAAGATGCTTTAGCGCAATTAAAAGAAAAAATGAAGGCTTCTCCAAAAACAACAGACCAATTAATAGAAGAAGCAGAAGCTAATTTTGAAACAAAAAAAATAAATTCTTATTCAGAAAGTGAGAATAATGAGGAAAATAAGATAGAGAAAAAAAATATTACTTTTACTAAAGTAGAAAAAAGCACACCTCCAAAACGTCCTCGTTTGCGCATCAGAAAAGAAGGTTTTGAAGATTAAAAATAGAAATTTACTTTAGTCAATAATCAAGTATTTGTATCTTGAAATTTTATAACTTTTTATTAGAAAACGATTAATTTATTTATGAAAAAGTTATTTTTATTTCGTCACGCACAAACAGAAGGATATAGTTTTTCTAATCCAGATTCAAAGAGAAAATTGACTGAAAAAGGCATTCAAGATGCTATGAAATTAGGACAATTTCTTTATAAAGAAAATTTTGAAGTAGATAAAATAGTCAGTAGCATAGCCATTAGAGCGCAAACTACGGCTAGACTTCTTGCTGATGAAATGAAATATCCACCTTCTAAAATTCAGATAGAGGAAGATTTATATCAATGTTCAGAGACTGATTTATTTCATTTTATCAATCAAATTGAGGATGATTCTATCAATAATCTTTTTTTAGTAAATCATAATCCTGCTGTTTCGGCATTGATTTATTTATTAACAGAAAAAGAGTATGGTTTTCTAAGCCCATGTAGTTTGGTGATTTTTTCTTTTGATGTAGAAAATTGGGCAGAAATAATACGAGGAAGTGGAATGATAGAAGAAATCCGTGTTCCAGAAACTGATTTTGAAGTCAGTACAATTTAATTTTGCACCAAAACAAGCCTTTGAGATATTTTAATCAAACATAATTCGTTTGGCAATACTTCTTCCTAGCGTGATTTCATCTGTATATTCAAGTTCGCTTCCAATAGGAACACCACGAGCAATTCCACTTACTCTTATACCTTGTTTGCGTAGTTTTTTTGTTAGATAAAAAGCCGTTGTATCTCCTTCCATTGTGGCATTGAGAGCCAAAATAACTTCTTTTACTTCTCCATTTTGAGTACGGTCTAATAAAGAATCAATATTCAAATCTGATGGACTAATTCCTTCAATAGGCGAAATTACGCCTCCCAAAACGTGATATAATCCATTGTATTGAGCTGTATTTTCGATAGCTAACAAATCTGGAACTTCTTCCACAACACA contains:
- the rpe gene encoding ribulose-phosphate 3-epimerase, whose product is MLLAPSILASDFANLQSEVEMLNKSQADWIHIDIMDGVFVPNISFGIPVCKAIAKHAKKHLDVHLMIVNPENYVENFARAGANTISVHIEACQHLHRNLQQIRNLGCQAGIAVNPHTSISQLENVIEETDLVCLMSVNPGFGGQKFIEQTYKKVSELKELILKTGSKALIEIDGGVNADNAKKLVDAGADVLVAGSFVFSSSDPMETISNIKHIS
- a CDS encoding J domain-containing protein, with the translated sequence MLFDRLKNIVRSTANDFLEKNGLSDDEYTKAIDDEYEKEFGSLGNNDTNYSSSNFDTEYEFEAPKVNPKERIYYHTLGLEQGASFEQVKTAYKKLMKAYHPDRHQADPKKQHWAVEQSQKVNEAYAFLEKKFGK
- a CDS encoding PspA/IM30 family protein; this encodes MWIFFKRLFRIGKTKAHSKLDKVEDPVALTEQSIKDLKQDLAESMKSLAEMKALAIRTKRDVNKEHRAANQYEQRAMQFLTKAEKGDITEQEADNYAIKALAQKDQILRVSSANEQNLRAYENMIRKLEIDIQKIRTQINTWEGELKTLKVRSRLSETSRRLNERMSSISNSSMSNMLEDMKTKVEEQEALAQSYEDVGNLSDGVDDEVDKVLGKSAVALPNLPSPQDALAQLKEKMKASPKTTDQLIEEAEANFETKKINSYSESENNEENKIEKKNITFTKVEKSTPPKRPRLRIRKEGFED
- a CDS encoding SixA phosphatase family protein → MKKLFLFRHAQTEGYSFSNPDSKRKLTEKGIQDAMKLGQFLYKENFEVDKIVSSIAIRAQTTARLLADEMKYPPSKIQIEEDLYQCSETDLFHFINQIEDDSINNLFLVNHNPAVSALIYLLTEKEYGFLSPCSLVIFSFDVENWAEIIRGSGMIEEIRVPETDFEVSTI
- the recR gene encoding recombination mediator RecR → MNYPSKLVEDAVNEISRLPGIGKKSALRLALHLLGQEVEDVTELTKSLIALRQKTVYCKKCHTISDTDVCSICKSPKRNESLICVVEEVPDLLAIENTAQYNGLYHVLGGVISPIEGISPSDLNIDSLLDRTQNGEVKEVILALNATMEGDTTAFYLTKKLRKQGIRVSGIARGVPIGSELEYTDEITLGRSIAKRIMFD